One part of the Glycine soja cultivar W05 chromosome 11, ASM419377v2, whole genome shotgun sequence genome encodes these proteins:
- the LOC114374321 gene encoding coatomer subunit beta'-2-like, whose amino-acid sequence MPLRLEIKRKLAQRSERVKCVDLHPTEPWILASLYSGTVCIWNYQSQTMAKSFEVTELPVRSAKFIARKQWVVAGADDMFIRVYNYNTMDKVKVFEAHTDYIRCVAVHPTLPYVLSSSDDMLIKLWDWEKGWICTQIFEGHSHYVMQVTFNPKDTNTFASASLDRTIKIWNLGSPDPNFTLDAHQKGVNCVDYFTGGDKPYLITGSDDHTAKVWDYQTKSCVQTLEGHTHNVSAVCFHPELPIIITGSEDGTVRIWHSTTYRLENTLNYGLERVWAIGYLKSSRRVVIGYDEGTIMVKLGREVPVASMDNSGKIIWSKHNEIQTVNIKSVGADVEVADGERLPLAVKELGTCDLYPQNLKHNPNGRFVVVCGDGEYIIYTALAWRNRSFGSALEFVWSSEGEYAVRESTSKIKIFSKNFQEKRSVRPTFSAERIFGGTLLAMCSNDFICFYDWAECRLIYRIDVNVKNLYWADSGDLVTIASDTSFYILKYNRDVVVSHLDSGRPVDDEGVEDAFELLHEMNERVRTGIWVGDCFIYNNSSWRLNYCVGGEVTTMFHLDRPMYLLGYLANQSRVYLIDKEFNVMGYTLLLSLIEYKTLVMRGDLERANEILPSIPKEHHNSVAHFLESRGMIEDALEVATDPDYRFDLAIQLGKLDVAKSIAIELQSEPKWKQLGELAMSTGKLEMAEECLKYAMDLSGLLLLYSSLGDAEGISKLAILAKEQGKNNVAFLCLFMLGKLEDCLQLLVESNRIPEAALMARSYLPSKVSEIVAIWRKDLNKVNPKAAESLANPEEYPNLFEDWQVALAVESKAVETRNVYPPAEQYVNHADKSHITLVEAFRSMQIEEGEEHLENGDSTHELTERNGEEHYTEEQEEQNGEEGSQEEAVVVDADSTDGAVLVNGNEADEEWVLAPHH is encoded by the exons ATG CCTCTCAGACTCGAAATCAAG CGCAAGCTTGCGCAAAGATCAGAGAGAGTGAAATGTGTGGATCTGCATCCAACAGAGCCATG GATTCTGGCGAGTTTATACTCTGGAACTGTCTGCATCTGGAACTACCAATCTCAG ACCATGGCCAAATCTTTTGAGGTTACCGAGTTACCAG TTAGATCGGCCAAGTTTATTGCACGCAAACAGTGGGTTGTTGCTGGAGCAGATGATATGTTTATTCGTGTATATAATTACAACACAATGGATAAAGTCAAAGTATTTGAAGCACATACTGATTACATTAGGTGTGTGGCAGTTCATCCTACCCTTCCTTATGTGCTTTCATCATCTGATGATATGCTCATAAAGCTCTGGGATTGGGAAAAAGGCTGGATCTGTACCCAGATATTTGAAGGCCATTCTCATTATGTCATGCAAGTAACATTTAATCCCAAAGACACAAACACCTTTGCTAGTGCATCTCTTGATCGGACAATAAAG ATTTGGAATCTTGGCTCTCCTGATCCTAATTTTACTTTGGATGCTCATCAGAAAGGAGTGAATTGTGTTGATTATTTTACAGGTGGTGACAAACCATATCTAATCACTGGTTCTGATGATCACACTGCTAAg GTATGGGATTATCAGACCAAAAGTTGTGTCCAGACCCTAGAAGGTCACACACACAATGTATCTGCTGTATGCTTTCATCCTGAACTTCCTATAATCATTACTGGTTCTGAGGATGGCACAGTACGCATATGGCACTCCACAACTTATAG GCTTGAGAACACATTAAACTATGGTCTTGAAAGAGTCTGGGCTATTGGATACTTGAAGAGTTCTCGTCG GGTTGTGATTGGCTATGATGAAGGAACAATTATGGTCAAACTTGGTCGAGAAGTTCCTGTGGCTAGCATGGACAACAGCGGGAAAATTATTTGGTCTAAGCATAATGAAATTCAGACTGTCAATATAAAAAGTGTAGGAGCAGATGTAGAG GTTGCTGACGGAGAAAGGTTACCTTTAGCTGTTAAGGAGTTGGGTACCTGCGATCTCTACCCTCAA AATTTAAAGCACAATCCAAATGGGaggtttgttgttgtgtgtggaGATGGTGAGTACATTATATACACTGCATTGGCATGGAGAAATAGGTCATTTGGTTCAGCACTGGAATTTGTTTGGTCTTCTGAGGGAGAATATGCTGTCAGAGAAAGTAcatcaaagattaaaattttcagCAAAAATTTCCAg GAAAAGAGGAGTGTCCGACCAACATTTTCAGCTGAAAGAATATTTGGTGGCACTCTACTGGCGATGTGCTCCAACGATTTCATCTGCTTTTATGACTGGGCTGAATGCAGGTTGATCTATCGCATTGATGTCAATGTGAAA AACCTCTACTGGGCTGACAGTGGTGATCTAGTAACAATTGCTAGCGATACATCATTCTACATTCTGAAGTACAAT CGTGATGTTGTTGTATCACATTTAGATAGTGGAAGACCTGTAGATGATGAAGGTGTTGAAGATGCTTTTGAGCTCTTACATGAAATGAATGAACGTGTCAGAACAGGCATCTGGGTTGGGGATTGCTTTATCTACAACAATTCCTCTTGGAGACTTAATTACTGTGTTGGTGGTGAG GTAACTACGATGTTTCATTTGGACCGCCCCATGTACTTGTTGGGATATCTTGCAAACCAAAGTCGTGTTTATTTGATTGACAAAGAGTTTAA tgTTATGGGATACACACTGCTTTTAAGCTTGATTGAGTACAAGACACTTGTGATGCGTGGTGATTTGGAAAGGGCCAATGAAATTCTACCATCAATCCCCAAAGAGCATCATAACAG TGTGGCTCATTTTCTGGAATCACGAGGTATGATAGAAGATGCTCTTGAAGTAGCTACTGACCCTGACTACAGATTTGATCTAGCAATACAGCTTGGAAAACTAGATGTTGCAAAG AGTATTGCAATAGAATTGCAGAGCGAGCCTAAATGGAAGCAGTTGGGAGAATTAGCTATGTCTACTGGAAAG TTAGAAATGGCTGAGGAATGTTTGAAGTATGCAATGGATTTGAGTGGCTTGTTACTGCTATATTCTTCTTTAGGAGATGCTGAAGGAATATCAAAACTTGCAATCCTTGCCAAGGAGCAAGGGAAAAACAATGTTGCATTCCTTTGCTTATTTATGTTGGGTAAATTAGAAGACTGCCTTCAACTGTTGGTAGAAAG CAATCGAATTCCAGAGGCAGCTTTAATGGCTCGATCTTATCTCCCAAGTAAGGTCTCAGAGATAGTGGCAATTTGGAGAAAAGACCTCAATAAG GTCAATCCAAAAGCTGCTGAATCATTGGCTAATCCTGAAGAATATCCAAATTTGTTTGAAGATTGGCAAGTTGCACTAGCTGTCGAATCTAAAGCTGTGGAAACAAG GAATGTGTACCCTCCTGCGGAGCAGTACGTCAACCATGCTGACAAATCACACATTACCCTTGTTGAAGCTTTTAGAAGCATGCAGATTGAGGAAGGAGAGGAGCATCTGGAGAATGGGGACTCTACTCATGAG TTGACTGAACGAAATGGAGAAGAGCACTACACAGAGGAGCAGGAGGAACAGAATGGAGAGGAAGGAAGCCAAGAGGAGGCAGTTGTAGTGGATGCAGATTCTACAGATGGTGCAGTACTCGTTAATGGTAACGAGGCTGACGAAGAGTGGG TGCTTGCGCCACATCACTAG
- the LOC114376079 gene encoding nuclear pore complex protein NUP50A-like: MGDAENALPPTKKRAAGRELTRDTPIDDEEDAPELETGTFKRASEEVLATRRMVTIRRKQTNSAPSANPFAGIRLVAPTESCDDPAEITTEVQSAGENAVSHDSKSGEGIAKDSKKAEDGKTKQSEFKSDEAEDKPTEGKDAAEESNANKEHTEEKESFDDKSEVDKEQKKDVTESGNEAKKDATHNESASKLDKEQTGDGKDSENDDDKNENTDNVDKKDSKAESAEPSAEGGHLKSFQLLSSSQNAFTGLAGTGFSNSSFSFGSISNEGSGSIFGLKSDKPFGLGLSNNGSSLLGASGASAISKNEGSGLAMQEVIVETGEENEKVVFNADSVLFEFADGSWKERGKGELKVNVASETKKARLLMRSKGNYRLILNARLYPDMKLTNMDKKGVTFACLNSASEGKGGLSTFALKFKDGSIVEEFKAAVMEHKGETSTVLKTPENSPKASDD; the protein is encoded by the coding sequence ATGGGGGATGCTGAGAATGCCCTTCCACCTACAAAGAAAAGGGCTGCTGGAAGGGAGCTCACTCGAGACACTCCCATTGATGATGAGGAAGATGCCCCCGAGCTTGAGACTGGCACTTTCAAGAGAGCCAGTGAAGAGGTTCTGGCAACCAGAAGGATGGTCACAATTCGTCGCAAACAGACTAATTCTGCTCCTTCTGCAAATCCTTTTGCTGGAATACGCCTGGTTGCTCCCACTGAATCATGTGATGATCCTGCTGAGATTACTACTGAAGTACAATCAGCTGGTGAGAACGCTGTTTCACATGATTCAAAAAGTGGTGAAGGTATAGCTAAGGATTCCAAGAAAGCTGAAGATGGGAAAACTAAGCAGTCAGAGTTCAAATCTGATGAGGCAGAGGATAAACCTACTGAAGGTAAGGATGCTGcagaagaaagcaatgcaaaCAAAGAGCATACTGAAGAAAAGGAAAGTTTTGATGACAAATCTGAGGTagataaagaacaaaaaaaggaTGTCACTGAAAGTGGAAATGAGGCTAAGAAGGATGCTACACACAACGAGAGTGCCAGCAAGTTAGATAAAGAACAAACTGGGGATGGCAAGGATTCTGAAAACGATGATGATAAGAATGAGAACACTGACAATGTGGATAAGAAGGACAGCAAAGCTGAAAGTGCAGAGCCAAGTGCTGAAGGTGGCCATTTGAAGTCATTTCAACTGCTCTCAAGTAGCCAAAATGCCTTTACAGGTCTTGCTGGTACTGGATTTTCTAATTCCTCATTTTCCTTTGGTTCCATTTCAAATGAAGGGTCTGGTTCTATTTTTGGACTGAAAAGTGATAAGCCTTTTGGTCTTGGTTTATCTAACAATGGAAGTTCTCTTTTGGGGGCATCTGGGGCCTCTGCTATTTCTAAGAATGAGGGAAGTGGTTTAGCAATGCAGGAGGTTATAGTTGAAACCGGGGAGGAAAATGAGAAAGTGGTTTTTAATGCAGACTCAGTATTGTTTGAGTTTGCTGATGGAAGTTGGAAGGAACGTGGAAAGGGAGAACTGAAGGTTAATGTTGCCAGTGAAACCAAAAAAGCCAGACTTCTTATGAGGTCAAAGGGAAATTATAGATTGATTTTGAATGCACGACTTTACCCTGATATGAAGCTCACAAATATGGACAAGAAGGGTGTTACTTTTGCCTGCCTCAATAGTGCCAGCGAAGGGAAAGGTGGTCTTTCAACATTTGCCTTGAAGTTCAAGGATGGCTCCATAGTGGAGGAATTTAAAGCCGCTGTTATGGAACACAAAGGTGAGACATCCACAGTTCTTAAGACCCCTGAAAATTCTCCAAAGGCTTCTGATGATTGA